The Arachis duranensis cultivar V14167 chromosome 2, aradu.V14167.gnm2.J7QH, whole genome shotgun sequence genome has a window encoding:
- the LOC107474545 gene encoding uncharacterized protein LOC107474545, with amino-acid sequence MVFAFPFSLEAQAKTWFYSLPDEIATNWDFLRREFLDKFFPPEKIDYIRKEISGIIQGDQESLYEYWSRFKRLLEYCPHHRMNTHLLISYFTGGLCVKDRRLLTASSGGSLSKNKTEGETWSLIKDVAEATQHTRVRSNPFKGVVEPSPSESSLIKALGDMTTILTQIQKDQKEFYSIQAVQAPFPVAQLEGPPRIYGWRDNAQGSNQNQRWNNSPSHHNNNQSSSQHHHNNNNYQANQNYHNQNQNNYTKYQVPHHKQQSNQTSPSPTNQVDELRATVDKWDEGCKAQFEAMSSQLANFTDMILKMSMSSSNNTNQPSSSSNLPSQPQPNPKGGLNAITLRSGTTLEEIPPRVLEDIHEEEVIVEAPYEKGEVDKRHEEEGVNLKKPKRKALVDESILIPFPSMVKKAKKTPKFDLNMLQVFKKVEVTIPLLDAIQQIPKYAKFLKDLCTHKDRIGDLETLSLGSSISSLMEPIPKKCGDPGPCLVSYCIGGHTFHDCMCDLGAYVSIMPLSTFVRLNLAPLKKSAARFTLADKSVITVTGIAEDILVAIKDLIFPVEFYILEMPPTENRSSSSVLLGRPFLKTSKFKLDAFTGTYSFEVGDKTIKFNLEEAMKHPSEEHFVLRCDVIDEVVVKVQEEDHNKLCYHIVEETDDQEGEHEKVVENELRELDEKEPQLEARSELKPLPSHLKYAFLEDNQKFSVIIASELSSEEEEKLLDVLRKYKKAIGWSLPSACIVSFSKRELGCEWVSPVQVVSKKSGITAVTKDDGEVVTKRVQNAWRVCIDYRRLNAATRKDHYPLSFID; translated from the exons ATGGtttttgctttccctttctctcttgaaGCGCAAGCAAAGACATGGTTTTATTCGCTACCGGATGAGATTGCTACCAATTGGGATTTCTTGAGAAGAGAGTTTCTAGATAAATTCTTCCCACCAGAGAAGATCGACTACATCCGGAAGGAGATTTCGGGTATAATACAAGGAGACCAAGAGAGTTTGTATGAGTATTGGTCTCGGTTCAAGAGGCTATTAGAATATTGTCCACACCATAGAATGAACACTCACTTGCTCATTAGCTACTTCACCGGAGGTCTTTGTGTGAAAGATAGAAGATTGCTCACCGCTTCTAGCGGTGGTTCCCTTTCGAAAAACAAGACGGAGGGAGAAACTTGGAGTTTGATAAAGGATGTTGCCGAAGCTACACAACATACAAGGGTGAGAAGTAATCCTTTCAAGGGTGTGGTAGAACCCTCCCCTTCCGAATCAAGCCTAATCAAAGCACTTGGGGATATGACCACCATCCTCACGCAAATACAAAAGGATCAAAAGGAATTCTACTCCATCCAAGCCGTCCAAGCTCCATTTCCAGTTGCTCAACTTGAAGGCCCTCCTAGGATTTATG GGTGGAGGGATAATGCACAAGGGAGCAATCAAAACCAAAGATGGAACAACTCTCCTTCTCATCACAACAACAACCAATCTTCATCTCAACAccaccacaacaacaacaactaccaAGCCAACCAAAATTatcacaaccaaaaccaaaataaCTACACCAAGTACCAAGTACCACACCATAAACAACAATCTAACCAAACCTCTCCATCTCCCACCAATCAAGTTGATGAGCTTAGAGCCACTGTGGATAAATGGGATGAGGGCTGTAAGGCTCAATTCGAGGCCATGAGTTCTCAATTGGCCAATTTCACCGACATGATTTTGAAGATGTCCATGTCCTCCTCCAACAATACCAACCAACCCTCAAGTTCTTCCAACCTTCCATCCCAACCCCAACCAAACCCAAAGGGCGGTCTCAACGCCATCACCCTACGGTCGGGAACTACATTAGAGGAGATACCTCCAAGGGTCTTGGAGGACATTCATGAGGAAGAAGTGATTGTTGAAGCTCCATATGAAAAGGGGGAGGTAGACAAGAGGCATGAGGAAGAAGGAGTAAACCTCAAGAAACCCAAGAGGAAAGCTCTAGTGGATGAGTCCATCCTTATTCCATTCCCTTCCATggtgaagaaagcaaagaagacaccGAAATTTGATTTGAACATGCTTCAAGTGTTCAAgaaggttgaggtaaccataCCACTTCTTGATGCTATTCAACAAATTCCAAAGTATGCAAAATTCTTGAAAGACTTATGTACACACAAGGATAGGATAGGAGATTTGGAGACATTATCCTTGGGTAGTTCAATTTCTTCCTTGATGGAACCTATTCCAAAGAAATGTGGTGACCCTGGGCCTTGTTTGGTGTCTTATTGTATTGGTGGACACACTTTTCATGATTGTatgtgtgatcttggagcttATGTAAGCATCATGCCGCTTTCTACCTTTGTGCGGTTGAATTTAGCTCCATTAAAGAAGTCGGCGGCAAGGTTTACCTTGGCCGATAAAAGTGTGATCACGGTAACAGGAATAGCCGAAGATATACTTGTGGCGATCAAGGATTTGATCTTTCCAGTTGAGTTTTACATCCTTGAAATGCCTCCAACAGAAAATAGAAGCTCATCCTCCGTTctacttggtagacccttcctTAAGACCTCTAAATTCAAGTTAGATGCCTTCACCGGCACATATTCCTTTGAGGTTGGAGACAAGACTATCAAGTTCAATTtagaagaagccatgaagcatCCTTCCGAAGAGCATTTCGTTCTTCGATGTGATGTAATTGATGAAGTGGTAGTGAAAgtgcaagaagaagaccatAACAAGTTGTGCTACCACATTGTTGAAGAGACGGATGACCAAGAGGGTGAACATGAGAAAGTTGTTGAGAATGAACTCCGTGAGCTTGACGAAAAGGAACCTCAGCTTGAGGCAAGGAGTGAATTGAAGCCTCTCCCATCTCATTTGAAGTATGCTTTCTTAGAGGACAACCAAAAGTTTTCGGTCATTATTGCTAGTGAGCTTtctagtgaagaagaagaaaagctccTAGATGTTCTCAGAAAGTACAAGAAGGCAATTGGTTGGAGCCTCCCAAGTGCATGCATCGTATCTTTCTCCAAGAGGGAGCTAGGCTG TGAGTGGGTGAGCCCGGTCCAGGTTGTTTCCAAGAAATCAGGCATCACGGCGGTTACAAAGGATGATGGTGAAGTGGTCACCAAGAGAGTGCAAAATGCATGGCGAGTGTGCATCGACTATAGAAGGTTGAATGCCGCTACAAGGAAGGACCACTACCCTTTGTCCTTTATCGATTAG